A DNA window from Treponema primitia ZAS-1 contains the following coding sequences:
- the dnaK gene encoding molecular chaperone DnaK, whose protein sequence is MGRIIGIDLGTTNSCIAVLDGGKPEIISNAEGGRTTPSVVAITQSGERLVGQSAVRQELTNSERTVRSIKREMGTSHKVQMGEKTFSPPEISAMILAKLKRDAEAFLGETVSEAVITVPAYFTDSQRQATKDAGAIAGLTVRRIINEPTAAALAYGADKEENQKVLVFDLGGGTFDVSILDIKDGVIEVCATAGNNRLGGDDFDARITEYLAEEFKKETGFDVKKQLVAMLRIKEAAEQAKKELSASEQTEINLPYLCEAKGSPLHLKAALTRSQFNKLTSHLVDATEAPVRQAMEDAHITKDQIGKVLLVGGSTRIPAVQDAIQRITGKPGFKGINPDECVAVGAALQAGVLIGEVTGLLLLDVTPLSLGIETVGGMCTHVIERNTTIPISKSQIFTTAAPFQSSVEINILQGERPRSSQNKTLGKFRLKGIQRAMAGVPQIEVTFTIDSNGIVNVSARDLKTGKAQEITIEASSNLSEAELQSAIHDAEQYAAEDAQFRKDQDAQGKLQTVIARAEGMEQDAAKNKDKELFKKYREAFKEPLKNAKKALNGKDAGAVNTAIAELEALIASLENG, encoded by the coding sequence ATGGGTAGAATAATCGGTATAGATCTTGGAACGACCAATTCATGCATAGCCGTACTGGACGGTGGAAAGCCTGAGATCATTTCCAATGCGGAAGGGGGGAGGACAACTCCATCGGTGGTGGCCATTACCCAAAGCGGAGAACGCCTGGTAGGACAGAGCGCAGTACGCCAGGAACTTACCAATAGTGAACGGACCGTCCGGTCCATAAAACGGGAAATGGGTACTTCCCATAAGGTGCAAATGGGGGAAAAAACATTTTCCCCGCCTGAAATTTCCGCCATGATTCTTGCAAAACTGAAACGGGATGCCGAAGCTTTTCTTGGTGAAACCGTATCAGAGGCGGTTATTACCGTCCCGGCTTATTTTACCGATTCCCAGCGGCAGGCTACCAAAGACGCGGGGGCAATTGCAGGACTTACGGTGCGCCGCATCATCAATGAACCAACCGCGGCGGCCCTGGCCTACGGCGCTGATAAAGAAGAAAACCAGAAGGTACTGGTTTTTGATCTGGGGGGCGGCACCTTTGATGTTTCTATCCTCGATATAAAAGACGGTGTCATAGAAGTCTGCGCCACCGCCGGGAACAACCGCCTGGGGGGAGATGATTTTGACGCCCGCATAACGGAATACCTTGCCGAAGAATTCAAAAAAGAAACCGGCTTTGATGTGAAAAAACAGCTCGTGGCCATGCTGCGGATAAAAGAAGCGGCGGAACAGGCTAAGAAAGAACTGTCCGCTTCCGAACAAACCGAAATAAATCTGCCCTATCTTTGTGAAGCGAAGGGATCACCCCTGCACTTAAAAGCCGCCCTTACACGCTCGCAGTTTAATAAACTGACTTCCCATCTGGTGGATGCCACGGAAGCTCCGGTCAGACAGGCCATGGAGGATGCGCATATTACCAAAGATCAGATAGGAAAGGTGCTCCTGGTGGGCGGCTCAACCAGGATTCCTGCGGTACAGGATGCGATACAGCGTATCACCGGAAAGCCCGGCTTTAAGGGTATCAATCCCGATGAATGTGTAGCGGTCGGCGCAGCTTTGCAGGCAGGTGTACTCATCGGGGAAGTAACCGGCTTGCTTCTGCTTGATGTTACGCCCCTGTCCCTGGGCATTGAAACCGTGGGGGGGATGTGTACCCATGTGATAGAGCGTAACACCACGATTCCTATTTCAAAAAGCCAGATTTTTACTACCGCCGCTCCATTCCAGTCTTCGGTTGAAATAAACATTTTACAGGGGGAACGCCCCCGGTCAAGCCAGAATAAAACCCTGGGCAAATTTCGCCTCAAGGGTATACAGCGGGCCATGGCCGGGGTTCCCCAAATAGAAGTTACCTTTACCATCGATTCCAACGGTATCGTGAATGTAAGCGCAAGGGATTTAAAAACCGGCAAAGCCCAGGAGATTACTATAGAAGCATCTTCCAACTTGAGCGAAGCTGAGCTGCAGTCCGCCATACATGACGCGGAACAGTATGCCGCTGAGGACGCCCAATTCCGTAAAGATCAGGATGCCCAGGGAAAGCTGCAAACGGTGATAGCGCGGGCGGAAGGAATGGAACAGGATGCTGCAAAAAATAAGGACAAGGAGCTGTTCAAGAAATACCGGGAAGCTTTCAAGGAGCCGCTAAAAAATGCAAAAAAGGCGCTTAACGGCAAAGACGCCGGGGCCGTGAACACCGCTATTGCTGAACTGGAAGCGCTTATCGCATCCCTTGAAAACGGGTAA
- a CDS encoding putative ABC transporter permease has protein sequence MIPQKLLTYFLYFGIMSFAGWIIEVLYRSSKEKRFVNAGFLSGPFVPIYGFGAVIITAIHVEAQSLPSTAAWVITLLSPTILEYFGGWLMETLFGMKLWDYHERRFNLSGRICLRFSIYWAFFAALLVLFIQPLVFTRIMVLGPYLSHFVAGGLLAYFIVDIDHSVKSIFNFKTFQKDIAALIEKGKEFHSAFGFSGDMDDKKLKLPMEVRRILKPLNAFPSLRRNFKGKLPAFPDWIRNHLEKRFWK, from the coding sequence ATGATCCCCCAAAAATTACTTACTTACTTTTTATACTTTGGCATCATGTCTTTTGCCGGTTGGATTATTGAGGTGCTATATCGGTCTTCGAAGGAAAAGCGCTTTGTAAACGCTGGGTTTCTTTCCGGTCCCTTTGTACCGATTTATGGCTTTGGCGCCGTAATTATTACCGCCATTCATGTAGAAGCGCAGTCGCTGCCGTCCACCGCCGCGTGGGTTATTACCCTTCTTTCACCCACCATACTTGAATACTTTGGCGGATGGTTAATGGAAACACTATTCGGCATGAAATTATGGGACTATCACGAAAGGCGCTTTAATCTCTCGGGCCGTATATGCCTGCGATTCTCGATTTACTGGGCTTTTTTCGCAGCCCTGCTGGTTTTGTTTATACAGCCCCTGGTGTTTACCCGGATCATGGTTCTGGGACCCTATCTTTCCCATTTTGTTGCCGGAGGGCTTCTGGCTTACTTCATTGTGGACATCGATCATTCGGTAAAATCAATATTTAACTTCAAAACCTTCCAGAAGGATATTGCCGCCTTGATTGAAAAGGGAAAAGAGTTTCATTCAGCCTTTGGTTTTTCAGGCGATATGGATGATAAAAAACTGAAACTGCCGATGGAAGTGCGCCGTATACTAAAACCGCTTAATGCTTTCCCCAGCCTCAGGAGAAATTTCAAAGGAAAACTGCCGGCCTTCCCTGATTGGATACGGAACCATCTTGAAAAACGATTCTGGAAATAA
- a CDS encoding glutathione peroxidase — MNLYDFTVADREGKPVSLAAYKGKVLLIVNTATKCGLTPQYASLQKLYETYHDRGFEILDFPCNQFGGQAPGSAEEIGEFCTINFHTTFPQFAKIDVNGDKAAPLFVYLKEQIEETEDEEAAALKERLKGYSSFTGVKDIKWNFSKFLVNRDGLVTAWFFPTFNPEKLSSAIERLL; from the coding sequence ATGAATTTATATGATTTTACCGTAGCGGACCGCGAAGGAAAACCGGTTTCTCTTGCCGCCTATAAGGGGAAAGTGCTTTTGATTGTGAATACCGCCACCAAATGCGGGCTGACACCGCAATATGCGAGTCTGCAAAAACTGTACGAAACATACCACGACCGGGGATTTGAAATTTTGGACTTTCCCTGTAACCAATTCGGCGGACAAGCTCCGGGCAGCGCAGAGGAGATTGGCGAATTTTGTACAATCAATTTTCACACTACCTTTCCGCAGTTTGCCAAGATTGATGTAAATGGTGATAAAGCCGCGCCTCTTTTTGTGTATCTCAAAGAGCAGATTGAGGAAACCGAAGATGAGGAGGCAGCGGCTCTCAAAGAACGGCTCAAGGGGTACTCTTCTTTCACCGGCGTCAAGGACATCAAATGGAATTTTTCCAAATTTCTTGTCAACCGTGACGGTCTGGTGACCGCATGGTTTTTCCCAACGTTTAATCCCGAAAAATTGTCTTCCGCAATTGAGCGCTTACTCTAA
- a CDS encoding PIN domain-containing protein: MTDRIFVDSNVWVYFFVQDEYNKYKIAGEYFSKNANNSVFIITYQVINETTNQLIKNKISEKTIKENIEYMYKICTIQDFSKNIILSASKLRELYSFSFWDSIIAASAIESNSNILASEDMQDGLKINNTTIKNIFKI; this comes from the coding sequence ATGACAGATAGAATATTTGTAGATAGTAATGTATGGGTCTATTTCTTTGTGCAGGATGAATATAATAAATATAAAATCGCCGGGGAATATTTTTCAAAGAATGCAAATAATTCTGTATTCATTATAACATATCAGGTAATTAATGAAACAACAAATCAACTTATAAAGAATAAGATTTCAGAAAAAACCATTAAAGAAAATATTGAATATATGTACAAAATATGTACAATTCAAGATTTTTCAAAAAATATAATATTATCAGCCTCTAAATTAAGAGAATTATATTCATTTTCTTTTTGGGATAGTATTATTGCGGCAAGTGCAATAGAATCAAATAGTAATATTCTTGCAAGTGAAGACATGCAAGACGGACTAAAAATAAATAATACGACCATTAAAAATATTTTCAAAATATAA
- a CDS encoding phosphate acyltransferase translates to MIKSTQEIIDRAIKSAAGGKEKILVIAAAHDENVLQAAAAAAHQGIVKPVLVGNAEKIADILEEIGEKSTDYWIEHAADNTNAAAKAVSLVRSGRADFLMKGLLSTAELMRAVIDRETGLRTGKVISHVMLYETAAYPKILAVTDGGMNTYPDLEKKIAIVTNAAEMFKVLGYDRIVAACVCGAESVDPKIQSTVDAQALSRMTSQWDTYNLKVLGPVGLDLAISENACRHKGYDDPDGGNADILLMPNYEVGNGIGKALTYFAGARSAGIILGAKVPIVLVSRSDEAETKLSSIALGCLLSG, encoded by the coding sequence GTGATCAAATCAACCCAGGAAATAATTGATCGGGCAATAAAAAGCGCTGCCGGAGGAAAAGAAAAGATCCTGGTCATTGCTGCCGCCCATGATGAGAATGTTTTACAAGCCGCAGCGGCAGCTGCCCATCAGGGAATAGTAAAACCGGTTTTGGTGGGTAATGCGGAAAAAATCGCTGATATACTGGAAGAAATTGGTGAAAAAAGTACCGATTATTGGATTGAACATGCGGCGGACAACACAAACGCTGCCGCAAAGGCGGTTTCTCTGGTACGATCGGGAAGGGCCGATTTTTTAATGAAGGGACTGCTCAGTACCGCCGAGTTGATGCGGGCGGTAATTGATAGGGAAACAGGGCTGCGGACAGGAAAGGTAATAAGCCATGTCATGTTATACGAGACCGCCGCATACCCAAAGATTTTGGCGGTAACCGATGGGGGTATGAATACCTATCCGGATTTGGAAAAAAAGATCGCCATTGTAACTAACGCAGCTGAAATGTTTAAGGTCCTTGGTTATGATCGGATAGTAGCAGCCTGTGTTTGCGGCGCCGAATCGGTGGATCCGAAAATTCAATCTACCGTAGACGCCCAAGCCCTTAGCCGTATGACCAGCCAATGGGATACGTACAATCTTAAGGTACTGGGACCAGTGGGCCTGGACCTTGCAATCAGTGAAAACGCCTGCCGGCATAAGGGGTACGATGATCCCGATGGCGGTAACGCAGATATTCTTTTGATGCCAAATTATGAAGTGGGCAATGGGATAGGAAAGGCTCTTACCTATTTTGCGGGGGCACGGTCGGCGGGGATCATTTTAGGAGCGAAGGTTCCTATCGTACTGGTATCCCGGTCGGATGAAGCGGAAACAAAACTAAGTTCCATAGCCTTAGGCTGCTTACTGTCTGGTTGA
- a CDS encoding sodium-dependent transporter, protein MAQTGSLAHHAKFSSRWGFILASVGSAVGMANVWGFPYKIGANGGGAFIIAYLIFVVIFSSTGLAAEYGIGRRSKTGTVGSYHAAWISGGTRAKEKIGRFVGWLPLAGSMCIAIGYAVIITYVLKAFVHSVSGALMTVDTAQWFESFSLTNYSVVPLHIIVVVGTLLTLLLGASSIEKTNKVMMPLFFLVFVVLAIRVAFLPGAAAGYKFMIIPVWSQFKNPMLWVWAMGQAFFSLSMTGSGMIVYGAYLDDKEDLVSAARWTAVFDTLAAFVAALVIIPACFAYKIDVGGGPGLLFVTLPRILQDIPFGQFFAIILYGAMIFAGVSSLQNMFEAVGESLLKHIPALTRKFMLFILCAVCLGVGINMEPIFRWGPWMDIVSIYIIPIGATLGAVSWFWIMKKDDLMEEINKGALKAHGNYWYLLGKFVYVPLAAILCAVALFKQISF, encoded by the coding sequence ATGGCCCAAACCGGTAGTCTTGCACATCATGCCAAGTTTAGTTCGCGGTGGGGATTTATTCTCGCTTCTGTGGGCTCCGCGGTCGGTATGGCCAATGTGTGGGGCTTCCCCTATAAAATAGGAGCAAACGGCGGCGGAGCCTTCATCATTGCGTATCTTATATTTGTGGTTATTTTCAGCAGCACCGGGCTTGCGGCGGAATACGGCATTGGCCGCCGCTCCAAAACCGGTACGGTGGGCTCCTATCATGCGGCGTGGATATCCGGGGGAACTAGGGCCAAAGAAAAAATCGGCCGCTTCGTGGGATGGCTTCCTCTGGCAGGATCCATGTGTATCGCCATCGGCTATGCGGTAATTATCACCTATGTGCTTAAAGCCTTTGTCCATTCGGTGTCCGGCGCACTGATGACGGTGGATACTGCGCAGTGGTTTGAATCCTTTTCGCTCACCAATTATTCGGTGGTTCCCCTCCATATCATTGTGGTGGTGGGAACCCTCTTGACCCTGCTCCTGGGCGCATCCAGTATTGAAAAGACCAACAAGGTGATGATGCCCCTGTTCTTCCTTGTCTTTGTGGTTCTGGCAATCCGGGTAGCTTTTCTGCCCGGCGCAGCGGCGGGGTATAAATTCATGATTATCCCCGTGTGGTCCCAGTTCAAAAACCCCATGCTGTGGGTGTGGGCCATGGGTCAGGCGTTCTTCTCCCTGTCCATGACCGGCAGCGGGATGATCGTCTACGGCGCGTATCTGGATGATAAGGAGGATCTTGTCTCAGCGGCCAGATGGACCGCCGTATTCGATACCCTCGCAGCATTTGTGGCGGCCCTGGTCATCATTCCTGCGTGTTTTGCCTACAAAATTGATGTGGGCGGCGGCCCCGGGCTCCTCTTTGTAACCCTGCCGAGGATTTTGCAGGACATCCCCTTTGGGCAGTTCTTCGCTATTATTCTTTATGGAGCCATGATCTTTGCCGGGGTAAGCTCCCTGCAAAATATGTTTGAAGCGGTGGGCGAATCTTTGCTCAAGCATATTCCCGCACTGACCCGCAAGTTCATGCTGTTTATTCTCTGCGCAGTCTGTCTTGGGGTTGGGATCAATATGGAACCCATATTCCGGTGGGGTCCCTGGATGGACATAGTATCAATTTATATCATTCCCATCGGCGCAACGCTGGGAGCGGTCTCCTGGTTCTGGATCATGAAGAAGGACGATCTGATGGAAGAAATTAACAAAGGCGCCCTGAAGGCACATGGAAACTACTGGTATCTCCTGGGAAAGTTTGTCTATGTGCCCCTGGCGGCGATTCTCTGTGCCGTTGCCTTATTTAAGCAGATATCTTTCTAG
- a CDS encoding trans-sulfuration enzyme family protein codes for MSKRTYGKEFGFHTRAVHTGNDVDTGTGAIKRPIVMTNSYELPYDPSDLNWSGSDKNLYTRNGGSNQQYLQEKIAALSGGEDCVVLGSGVAALSGLFFSLLKSGDHVVFSSVTYIAVYRLLNEIFNNKFNVETTIVDTSDLEAVRKAVRPNTRLVHIETPGNPTITVSDIRAIAAIAHKNGALLSVDNTFASPYNQRPLELGADFAVESLTKYINGHGDSMGGAIIGKKEHLDIIRAQAQVNLGGVISPFNAWLIMRGSVTLPLRMRQHNENAQKVAEYLESLPCVRFVAYPGLKSHRGHAIAAAQMSPGYGGVLSFGLKADHDTHNRFVSHLRVITSAVSLGHDESLIVFLGEKDERQYLYPPEFHDGFFRFSVGIEDAEDIIGDLERALRKTGLV; via the coding sequence ATGAGTAAGCGGACCTATGGCAAAGAATTTGGTTTCCATACCCGGGCGGTACATACCGGGAACGATGTAGACACCGGGACCGGGGCCATTAAGCGGCCCATCGTCATGACGAACAGCTACGAACTGCCCTACGATCCATCGGACCTGAACTGGAGCGGTTCCGATAAGAACCTCTACACACGGAATGGGGGAAGCAACCAGCAGTACCTTCAGGAAAAGATAGCCGCACTTTCCGGAGGCGAAGACTGTGTGGTCCTGGGCAGCGGGGTAGCCGCCCTGTCGGGGCTCTTCTTTTCGCTCCTCAAATCCGGGGACCATGTGGTCTTTTCCAGCGTTACCTATATCGCGGTGTACCGGCTTTTGAACGAAATCTTCAATAATAAGTTCAACGTGGAGACCACCATCGTGGATACCTCGGACCTGGAAGCGGTGCGGAAGGCGGTACGGCCCAATACCCGGCTTGTCCACATTGAGACCCCGGGCAACCCCACCATCACGGTCTCGGATATCCGGGCTATAGCGGCTATTGCCCATAAAAACGGCGCCCTCCTTTCGGTGGACAATACCTTCGCCTCACCCTACAACCAACGGCCCCTGGAACTGGGGGCGGATTTCGCCGTGGAAAGCCTGACCAAGTACATCAACGGCCACGGAGATTCCATGGGGGGCGCCATCATTGGTAAAAAGGAACACCTGGACATCATCCGAGCCCAAGCCCAGGTAAACCTTGGCGGGGTAATCAGCCCCTTCAACGCCTGGCTCATCATGCGGGGTTCCGTAACCCTGCCCCTGCGGATGCGCCAGCACAACGAGAACGCCCAGAAGGTCGCGGAGTACCTCGAGAGCCTTCCCTGCGTCCGCTTTGTCGCCTACCCGGGGCTCAAGAGCCACCGCGGCCACGCTATTGCGGCTGCCCAAATGTCCCCGGGCTATGGCGGGGTACTTTCCTTTGGCCTTAAGGCGGACCACGACACCCACAACCGCTTTGTCAGCCATCTCCGGGTCATCACCTCAGCGGTTTCCCTGGGTCATGATGAAAGCCTCATCGTCTTCCTTGGTGAAAAGGATGAACGGCAGTATCTCTACCCCCCGGAGTTCCACGACGGATTTTTCCGTTTCAGTGTGGGTATCGAGGACGCGGAGGATATCATCGGAGACCTGGAACGGGCGCTGCGGAAAACGGGGCTTGTATAG
- a CDS encoding PTS transporter subunit IIC, with protein sequence MKLIEFLKKKDIVFSAKRYGIDALGAMAQGLFASLLIGTIIGTIGEQFKIPILLTIAAYARAATGPAMAVAIGVALKCPMLVLFSLIAVGGAANNLGGAGGPLAVYFIAVISAEFGKLVSKETKIDIIVTPAVTIAVGVLLSLGCAPAIGAAASAMGNAVMWATELHPFFMGILVSVIVGMILTLPISSAAICAALNLTGLAGGAAVAGCCAQMVGFAVMSFKENKWGGLFAQGIGTSMLQMGNIVRNPRIWIPPTIASAITGPIATCIFALRMDGPAVASGMGTCGLVGQIGLYTGWISDIAAGTKTAITAFDWTGLVLICFILPAILTSVIAIPLRKKGWIKGNDLTLDL encoded by the coding sequence ATGAAACTTATCGAATTCCTAAAAAAGAAGGACATTGTATTTTCCGCAAAACGGTACGGTATTGATGCGCTGGGAGCCATGGCCCAGGGACTTTTCGCGTCCCTTCTCATCGGAACCATCATCGGAACCATAGGGGAGCAGTTCAAGATACCGATCCTGCTCACCATAGCCGCTTATGCACGGGCCGCTACGGGTCCGGCCATGGCGGTGGCTATCGGAGTGGCGCTGAAATGTCCCATGCTGGTCCTGTTCTCCCTTATTGCCGTGGGCGGTGCCGCCAATAACCTGGGCGGGGCAGGCGGTCCCCTGGCGGTTTATTTTATCGCGGTAATTTCCGCCGAATTCGGGAAGCTGGTTTCCAAGGAAACTAAGATCGATATCATCGTTACCCCGGCAGTAACCATCGCCGTGGGGGTCCTGCTGTCCCTGGGCTGCGCTCCGGCCATAGGCGCCGCGGCCAGCGCCATGGGGAATGCCGTCATGTGGGCCACGGAACTCCATCCCTTCTTTATGGGCATCCTGGTTTCGGTTATCGTAGGGATGATCCTCACCCTGCCCATCAGCAGCGCCGCTATCTGCGCCGCCCTGAACCTTACAGGCTTAGCCGGCGGCGCCGCAGTTGCCGGCTGCTGCGCCCAGATGGTGGGCTTTGCGGTGATGAGCTTTAAGGAAAACAAGTGGGGCGGACTTTTTGCCCAGGGAATCGGCACCTCCATGCTTCAGATGGGGAACATAGTCCGGAACCCCCGGATATGGATACCCCCCACCATCGCTTCGGCCATAACCGGCCCCATCGCCACCTGCATTTTCGCCCTCCGCATGGACGGGCCGGCGGTGGCGTCGGGCATGGGCACCTGCGGCCTCGTGGGGCAGATAGGGCTCTATACGGGCTGGATCAGCGATATTGCAGCGGGTACAAAGACTGCCATTACCGCCTTTGACTGGACAGGGTTAGTGTTGATATGCTTCATCCTGCCGGCAATACTGACCTCCGTTATCGCCATACCCCTGCGGAAGAAGGGGTGGATCAAGGGGAATGATTTGACACTGGATTTGTAG
- a CDS encoding ATP-binding protein, which yields MKRNITAKFLEWKQSRVRKPLIVYGARQVGKTYSILNFGAVYYKNTVYFDLEDSRDIQAVFERDLQPKRILRELAAAAGQSILAEDTLIVFDEIQVCERALTSLKYFCENAPEYHIIAAGSLLGVALNREKYSFPVGKVDMLTLYPLDFEEFLWAAGNEALAGLIREHFEDFSPFPLHDRGLDLYRTYLISGGMPRAVMEYIQTQDFNFVQAAQKTLNDSYIADMAKYASSHETNRILAAWASVPAQLAKENHKFQYKLIKHGGRAQEYELPLQWLKTAGMVNLCEKVRSGLAPLSAYAENGFFKLYMVDTGLLCSKFEIAPSLVLSGHPRFDIFKGALTENFICQALRVNNITPYYWESKGMAEVDFVFQDRQGNIIPLEVKSARNVRSKSLTRFVELYKPPYAIRVSTRNFGFEGGIKSIPLYGIFCLKLS from the coding sequence ATGAAACGGAACATAACTGCTAAATTTTTAGAATGGAAGCAAAGCCGGGTGCGGAAGCCCCTAATCGTCTATGGGGCGCGTCAGGTAGGTAAAACGTATAGCATCCTCAACTTTGGTGCGGTCTATTATAAGAATACGGTCTACTTTGATTTGGAGGATTCCCGGGACATACAGGCTGTCTTTGAGCGGGACCTTCAGCCCAAGCGGATATTGCGTGAACTGGCCGCCGCAGCAGGGCAGTCAATCCTGGCTGAAGATACCCTTATTGTTTTTGATGAAATCCAGGTATGCGAGCGGGCCTTAACGAGCCTGAAATATTTCTGCGAAAATGCCCCGGAATACCATATTATTGCTGCCGGGAGCCTCCTTGGGGTGGCGCTTAATCGCGAAAAATATTCCTTTCCTGTGGGTAAGGTGGATATGCTCACCCTCTACCCTCTGGACTTCGAGGAATTCCTTTGGGCCGCCGGGAATGAAGCCTTGGCGGGTCTTATAAGGGAGCATTTTGAGGATTTTAGCCCCTTTCCCCTTCATGATCGGGGGCTGGATCTGTATCGGACCTATTTGATAAGCGGCGGGATGCCCCGGGCGGTGATGGAATACATCCAAACCCAGGACTTTAACTTTGTGCAGGCCGCGCAAAAAACTTTGAACGATTCGTATATCGCCGATATGGCTAAATACGCTTCCTCCCATGAGACAAACCGAATTTTGGCAGCCTGGGCCAGCGTTCCCGCCCAGCTTGCCAAGGAGAATCACAAGTTCCAGTACAAACTTATCAAACATGGAGGGCGCGCCCAGGAGTATGAGCTGCCCCTGCAGTGGCTCAAGACGGCGGGGATGGTCAACCTCTGCGAGAAGGTCCGGTCCGGGCTGGCGCCTCTTTCGGCATATGCGGAAAACGGCTTCTTCAAACTGTACATGGTAGATACGGGATTGCTCTGTTCAAAATTTGAGATCGCACCATCCCTGGTTTTAAGCGGTCATCCCCGATTCGATATTTTTAAGGGCGCCCTCACGGAGAATTTTATTTGTCAGGCCCTGAGGGTAAATAACATAACCCCTTATTACTGGGAATCAAAAGGCATGGCGGAAGTAGATTTTGTGTTTCAGGATAGGCAGGGCAATATCATTCCCCTGGAGGTAAAATCTGCCCGAAATGTCCGGTCCAAAAGTCTAACCCGGTTTGTTGAGCTCTACAAGCCGCCCTACGCCATACGGGTATCGACCCGGAACTTCGGGTTTGAGGGAGGGATAAAAAGCATTCCCCTCTACGGCATCTTTTGCTTAAAGCTTTCCTGA
- a CDS encoding NYN domain-containing protein: MPLLPFSANQIEANQSKLAVLIDADNTQPAIIEGLLDEVAKYGVASVKRIYGDWTSTNLRSWKDRLLEHAIQPIQQFSYTTGKNATDSAMIIDAMDLLYSDKLDGFCIVSSDSDFTRLAARLRESGRTVYGFGEKKTPRAFVSVCDKFIYTEILRDNQEEADEDDARPAARPKRDFKVDRKLLKLLHDTVDDLADESGWAYLGGVGQKITLRSSEFDPRNYGFKKLADLFRAVPQFETEERPQENGTGRQVYIRWKRKGK, from the coding sequence ATGCCCCTATTACCATTTTCAGCTAATCAGATAGAAGCAAACCAGTCAAAATTGGCGGTCCTCATCGACGCCGATAATACCCAGCCCGCCATCATCGAAGGCCTCCTGGACGAGGTGGCCAAGTACGGTGTGGCCAGCGTCAAACGGATCTACGGCGACTGGACCAGCACAAACCTCCGCTCCTGGAAGGACCGGCTGCTGGAGCACGCCATCCAGCCCATACAACAGTTTTCCTACACCACCGGCAAAAACGCTACGGACAGCGCCATGATCATCGACGCCATGGACCTCCTCTACAGCGACAAACTGGACGGCTTCTGCATTGTCTCCAGCGACTCAGACTTTACCCGCCTTGCTGCAAGGCTCCGGGAAAGCGGCCGCACGGTCTACGGCTTTGGGGAAAAGAAAACACCCCGGGCCTTTGTTTCGGTCTGCGACAAATTTATCTACACAGAAATACTGCGGGATAACCAGGAGGAGGCCGACGAAGACGACGCCCGCCCGGCTGCCCGGCCCAAGCGGGACTTCAAGGTGGACCGCAAACTCCTCAAACTCCTCCACGATACGGTGGACGATCTGGCCGATGAATCCGGCTGGGCCTATCTGGGCGGGGTAGGGCAGAAGATCACCCTCCGGTCCAGCGAGTTCGACCCCCGGAACTACGGCTTCAAGAAACTGGCGGACCTCTTCCGGGCGGTTCCCCAGTTCGAGACCGAGGAACGGCCCCAGGAGAACGGCACCGGACGGCAGGTGTATATCAGGTGGAAACGAAAGGGGAAATAG